In Rhizobium sp. CIAT894, the genomic window GAGGATGAGGCCGGTCTTCTTGGTGAAAACCCGCTCCAGATCCTGCCGCTTGAGATTGTCGCAATAGCTTGCCGTGCGCCGGTCCTGCCAGACGATGGCGTTCTGGATCGGCCGACCCGTCTCGCGCTCCCAGACGACCACGGTCTCGCGCTGGTTGGTAATGCCAAGCGCGGCAATATCCTTCGCCGTCACCTTGGCTTCGCGCAGCGCCATGTGCACGGTGGAAACGACAGAATCCCAGATCTCCTCGGGATCGTGCTCGACCCAGCCGGAGCGCGGATAGAGCTGGGTAAATTCCTTCTGGCCCTTGCCGGCGACCTGCATGTCGCCATCGAAAACGATCGCCCGAGTCGATGTCGTTCCCTGATCGATCGCCAGAACATATCCGCTCATGAAGTCCCTCCCAAGCACGTTGATTATCGTGACAAATCAATAGGACACGGATGCGGGCGAGAAAAGCGAATAAAGCGGAATTGCCAGCCTGCCGGCTTTGGGCATAACCTCGCCCGTAACGTTGCAACGCAGCATCGTGATGTCAGGAGAAAACAGCATGAGCAGATCAGTCGTCGTCACCGGCTCCACCAGCGGCATCGGCCTTGCGATCGCCACGGCCTTTGCCGAAACGGGCGACAATGTCGTCATCAACGGCTTCGGAAATGCTGAAGACATCAAGACGATCGTCGCACGGCTTGAATCATTGTCGAAGGGACGGGCAATCTATCATCCGGCCGACATGACCAAGCCCGCCGAAATTGCCGACCTGATCGAAACGACGGCGAAAACTTTCGGCACCGTCGATGTCCTCGTGAACAATGCCGGCATCCAGCATGTCGAAAAGATCGAGGATTTCCCGATCGAGAAATGGGATCAGATCATCGCGATCAATCTCTCCAGTTCCTTTCACACCATGCGCGCCGCGATCCCGTTGATGAAGGAAAGGAAGCACGGCCGCATCATCAACATCGCCTCGGCGCACGGGCTCGTCGCCTCTCCGTTCAA contains:
- a CDS encoding 3-hydroxybutyrate dehydrogenase, producing MSRSVVVTGSTSGIGLAIATAFAETGDNVVINGFGNAEDIKTIVARLESLSKGRAIYHPADMTKPAEIADLIETTAKTFGTVDVLVNNAGIQHVEKIEDFPIEKWDQIIAINLSSSFHTMRAAIPLMKERKHGRIINIASAHGLVASPFKSAYVAAKHGILGLTKTAALELAEFGVTVNAICPGYVLTPLVEKQIPDTAKARGMTEEQVKSEVILKAQPTREFVKAEEIGALSLYLASDAARQVTGTHISIDGGWTAA